From Haloplasma contractile SSD-17B:
ACAATAGTTAATGAGTCCGTTATTTCACTTATACCTAACGCAGCCCTGTGTCTAGTACCCAATTTCTGAGGTACTTTATCATTTTCACTGACTGGAAAATATGTGCCTGCACACATGATATTTTCTCCTCTAATAATGACAGCACCATCATGTACTGGTGTACTGGGAATAAATATAGTGTTTAAAACAATATCACTTAGTTTTACATTAAATGACGTTCCCTTGACAATATAATCTTCAAGAGAATCATTGCGTTCTATTGTCATTAAAGCACCAATACGTCGTTTAGAAAGATATTCACATGACTTTATAATCTCTTCTATAATATACGCTTTTCCCTTTGTTTCCACATTTACTGTTTTATGGGGAGAATAATGTCTACCAATTTTTTCAAATCCCATTCTTATCTCAGGCTGAAATATGACAATTAAAATAATAAACCAATAATTAACTAAATGTTGAAAAACAGATGTTAAAATCGGTAGTTTCAACCAATCTGATACTAAATAAATTATGAGAAGATAAAGAATACCCTTAAAAATATTGATAGCACGATGACTGTAACTTATAAATTTAAAACTAAAATATAAGATCATCCATAAAAAGTATAAATCCACAAATGCTATAAAAACCGCTGTAATATCTAAGTCAATCTTCCCAAACATTGTAATCCTCCTAATTAAGCAAATCATTAATTATTATATCATATACACAACCTTTTAAAAATAAATGATTAAAAAAAAGATATTAATTTTCTTAAATATCAATCTTTACTGTATATATGTAGTTTTTAAGTTACAAAAAAAGAAACTTATAGTCATAAGTTTCTACTACATCACTATTTAATTTTTTCATAAAAAAAGAACCTTTAAAAGGTCTCTTTATGGACAAATGGTGCGGGTGACAGGAGTTGAACCTGCACTCCGAAGAACTAGAGCCTAAATCTAGCGCGTCTGCCAATTCCGCCACACCCGCATCTATCTTTTACT
This genomic window contains:
- the cdaA gene encoding diadenylate cyclase CdaA, encoding MFGKIDLDITAVFIAFVDLYFLWMILYFSFKFISYSHRAINIFKGILYLLIIYLVSDWLKLPILTSVFQHLVNYWFIILIVIFQPEIRMGFEKIGRHYSPHKTVNVETKGKAYIIEEIIKSCEYLSKRRIGALMTIERNDSLEDYIVKGTSFNVKLSDIVLNTIFIPSTPVHDGAVIIRGENIMCAGTYFPVSENDKVPQKLGTRHRAALGISEITDSLTIVISEESGHYTVAYDNNLDIGITKDSLRLYLEKYIIVKNTST